Proteins from a genomic interval of Micromonospora sp. NBC_00389:
- a CDS encoding nitroreductase encodes MPDPTDPGHLARLRVVGRAPVELRAVRRTHTIRLRHTDRRPVTGPAVGPDDLRAITAAVQAEGAWLHILRPDQLLDLAAAASHAQQAETADPAWQAELACWTGGTRPAGTGVPDDTIPLRAPQTTVPGRDFGHHGDLPVSTGHDRIAVYAVLYGPNDQPVDWLRAGEALSSAWLTAVELGVSVLPLSAAVEMAGTRQSMRRLAADLGHPYLVLRLGMLDTDDVGPPHAPRLPAQQRIDRPTPKASRPGRAEDDRPSGPKGGGRHDPASPPTPR; translated from the coding sequence ATGCCGGATCCGACCGACCCCGGCCATCTCGCCCGCCTGCGCGTCGTCGGGCGGGCGCCGGTCGAACTGCGGGCGGTCCGCCGTACGCACACCATCCGGCTGCGCCACACCGATCGCCGTCCCGTCACCGGCCCGGCGGTCGGACCCGACGACCTGCGCGCCATCACCGCCGCGGTGCAGGCCGAAGGAGCGTGGCTGCACATCCTGCGACCCGACCAACTGCTGGACCTCGCCGCCGCCGCCAGTCACGCCCAACAGGCGGAGACCGCCGATCCGGCGTGGCAGGCGGAGCTGGCGTGCTGGACCGGTGGCACCCGACCAGCGGGCACCGGTGTTCCCGACGACACGATTCCCCTCCGTGCTCCGCAGACGACCGTGCCCGGCCGCGACTTCGGCCACCACGGCGACCTACCGGTGAGCACCGGGCACGACCGCATTGCCGTGTACGCGGTGCTCTACGGTCCCAATGACCAGCCAGTGGACTGGCTGCGCGCGGGTGAAGCCCTGTCGTCGGCCTGGCTCACCGCGGTCGAGCTCGGGGTGTCCGTCCTGCCGCTCAGCGCCGCCGTCGAGATGGCCGGCACCCGCCAGTCGATGCGGCGGCTGGCGGCCGACCTCGGTCATCCGTACCTGGTGCTGCGACTGGGGATGCTCGACACCGACGACGTCGGGCCGCCGCACGCGCCGCGACTGCCCGCCCAGCAGCGCATCGACCGGCCGACGCCGAAGGCATCTCGTCCCGGCCGGGCTGAAGACGACAGGCCCTCCGGGCCGAAGGGTGGCGGCCGACATGACCCCGCATCACCACCGACACCCCGCTGA
- a CDS encoding DUF1003 domain-containing protein, giving the protein MAVHLVQTAVVAVWIAINVVAVLYRWDPYPFILLNLLFSTQAAYAAPLILLSQNRQADTDRVKAEHDYQVNQLALQYLIAWHRDTHGADCDCIRHAEPVVHGMLTALARDL; this is encoded by the coding sequence CTGGCGGTTCATCTCGTCCAGACCGCTGTCGTCGCGGTCTGGATAGCCATCAACGTCGTCGCCGTGCTGTACCGATGGGATCCCTACCCGTTCATCCTGCTCAACCTGCTCTTCTCCACCCAGGCCGCCTACGCCGCCCCGCTGATCCTGCTCAGCCAGAACCGCCAGGCCGACACCGACCGGGTCAAGGCCGAACACGACTACCAGGTCAACCAGCTCGCTCTGCAGTACCTCATCGCCTGGCACCGCGACACCCACGGGGCAGACTGCGACTGCATACGCCACGCCGAACCGGTCGTCCACGGGATGCTCACCGCGCTCGCGCGCGACTTGTGA